One region of Phragmites australis chromosome 18, lpPhrAust1.1, whole genome shotgun sequence genomic DNA includes:
- the LOC133899688 gene encoding exocyst complex component EXO70B1-like has product MASASSSSPPAATDAGQERVMAAAKHIVKSMAVSKNAADDMIRFLATYNSRLLPLSSPEDGEEASGRGYDEEEEELIASAVDVIRRCNSSSSSSSGMTDYLYAVDDAIAAAPHSARAAAAVHAAMPRLEEEVRSLLCSSLRRLSLPSDDVDDSTPYASPRHGALSPQAAASIRGFANRMLHAGYGPELAQVYVAVRRNALAESVAHLGVETVAIEEVLKMEWPVLDQMMRRWSHAVRVVVRTLLAGELWLCDEVFESDEELGHECFADVARGCVLQLLGFADAVAMSARAVEKLFRTLGMYEALTDVQQELKALFAGGAAREFIAGEVSSAVALLGSTVCHTIEEFSHAIHGEASRRPVNGGEIHPMARYVLNYCGLLADCRSTLDTILGDGGLDDTVEASTDGAAAPTPSARCMRELLTLLLRKIDDKSRLYDDAGLQNIFLMNNLYYVVQKVMESPPLRELLGDDWLRRHRGQIRQYEAGYLRASWIAVLSLLRDDGGPANTSAAQKALRDKARSFNAAFEELYRTQTAWKVSHPQLREELRIAVSERVIPAYRPFLGRASRLPARHVKYSLEDLENYMLDFFEGVQKFVR; this is encoded by the coding sequence ATGGCGAGCGCGTCGTCCTCGTCGCCACCGGCGGCGACGGACGCTGGGCAGGAGAGGGTCATGGCCGCCGCGAAGCACATCGTGAAGAGCATGGCTGTGTCCAAGAACGCCGCCGACGACATGATTCGCTTCTTGGCTACCTACAACTCCCGCCTGCTCCCCCTCTCGTCTCCAGAGGACGGCGAGGAGGCGTCTGGCCGCGGctatgacgaggaggaggaggaactgaTCGCCTCCGCGGTGGATGTCATCCGCAGGTGCaactcgtcgtcgtcgtcgtcgtccggcATGACCGACTACTTGTACGCCGTCGACGACGCCATCGCAGCGGCGCCTCACTCtgcccgcgccgccgctgccgtgcaCGCCGCCATGCCGCgcctggaggaggaggtgcgCTCCTTGCTCTGCTCCTCTTTGCGGCGCCTCTCTCTGCCGTCGGACGACGTCGACGACTCGACGCCGTACGCGTCGCCGCGCCACGGCGCGCTCTCCCCGCAAGCTGCCGCATCCATCCGCGGCTTCGCGAACCGCATGTTGCATGCTGGGTACGGCCCGGAGCTAGCGCAGGTCTACGTCGCTGTCCGCCGCAACGCGCTCGCGGAGTCCGTGGCGCACCTCGGCGTCGAGACCGTCGCTATCGAGGAGGTGCTCAAGATGGAGTGGCCGGTCCTCGACCAGATGATGCGGCGGTGGAGCCACGCCGTCAGGGTCGTGGTCAGGACCCTCCTGGCCGGCGAGCTCTGGCTCTGCGACGAAGTCTTCGAGTCGGACGAGGAGCTCGGCCACGAGTGCTTCGCCGACGTCGCCAGGGGCTGCGTCCTGCAGCTGCTCGGCTTCGCGGACGCGGTCGCCATGTCAGCGCGCGCCGTCGAGAAACTTTTCCGCACGCTCGGCATGTACGAGGCGCTCACCGACGTCCAGCAAGAACTGAAAGCCCTCTTCGCCGGAGGCGCCGCGCGCGAGTTCATCGCGGGCGAGGTATCGAGCGCCGTTGCGCTGCTGGGCTCCACCGTGTGTCACACCATCGAGGAGTTCAGCCACGCCATCCACGGAGAGGCGTCACGGAGGCCCGTGAACGGTGGAGAGATCCACCCCATGGCCCGCTACGTGCTCAACTACTGTGGCCTCCTCGCCGACTGCCGCAGCACTCTGGACACGAttctcggcgacggcggcctcgATGACACCGTCGAAGCCTCCACTGACGGCGCCGCAGCCCCGACGCCGTCCGCGCGCTGCATGCGCGAGCTGCTCACGCTCCTCCTGCGCAAGATCGATGACAAGTCCCGACTGTACGACGACGCCGGGCTGCAGAACATCTTCCTCATGAACAACCTCTACTACGTGGTGCAGAAGGTGATGGAGTCCCCTCCGCTCCGCGAGCTCCTCGGCGACGACTGGCTCCGCCGGCACCGCGGCCAGATCCGGCAGTACGAGGCCGGCTACCTCCGCGCGTCCTGGATCGCCGTTCTATCCCTACTTCGCGACGACGGCGGGCCGGCGAACACGTCGGCGGCGCAGAAGGCGCTCAGGGACAAGGCGAGGAGCTTCAACGCCGCGTTCGAGGAGCTGTACCGGACCCAGACGGCTTGGAAGGTGTCCCACCCCCAGCTCCGGGAGGAGCTGCGCATCGCCGTGTCGGAGCGGGTCATCCCGGCGTACCGGCCGTTCCTCGGCCGGGCGAGCCGTCTCCCGGCGAGGCACGTCAAGTACAGCCTCGAGGATCTCGAGAACTACATGCTGGATTTCTTCGAAGGCGTGCAGAAGTTCGTCAGGTGA